From one Anoplolepis gracilipes chromosome 10, ASM4749672v1, whole genome shotgun sequence genomic stretch:
- the Taf12 gene encoding transcription initiation factor TFIID subunit 12: MSQQSAIVQTTNTGSEMTPVLGTLQSVGPNNQSSSVLPNMQSNVGGTAATTIPQTQSQQTQYISQSPKQVLQQSSTPSSFSDFPQFLTKTRLQDLVREVDPTEQLDEEVEEMLLQLADDFVETTVNAACLLAKHRHANTVEVKDVQLHLERNWNMWIPGFGTDEVRPYKRATVTEAHKQRLALIRKSIKKY; this comes from the exons ATGTCACAACAAAGTGCTATCGTGCAAACAACTAATACAGGTTCCGAAATGACACCTGTGCTTGGGACTTTACAGTCTGTAGGTCCTAATAATCAGTCCTCATCGGTTTTACCCAACATGCAAAGTAATGTTGGTGGCACCGCGGCAACTACTATACCACAGACACAATCTCAACAAACTCAATACATTTCACAATCTCCGAAACAAGTATTACAACAATCGTCCACTCCAAGTTCTTTTAGCGATTTCCCACAA tttttaacaaaaacaagaTTACAAGATTTGGTAAGGGAAGTAGATCCTACAGAACAGTTAGATGAAGAAGTGGAAGAAATGCTTTTACAATTAGCGGATGATTTTGTGGAGACAACAGTAAATGCAGCTTGTTTATTAGCTAAGCATCGTCATGCAAATACAGTGGAAGTTAAAGATGTGCAGTTGCATTTAG aaagaaattgGAACATGTGGATTCCTGGTTTTGGTACAGATGAAGTACGTCCATACAAACGAGCTACTGTCACTGAAGCTCATAAACAAAGATTAGCACTTATACGAAAATCTatcaaaaagtattaa